The Paenibacillus sp. G2S3 region CGCGTGGCAGGCCTCGCGGAGAACGACTAGCTGGCGAATATCGAATGCTTTTCCCTTAAGCCCGGCTTTAGGGATCCATTGCTCAGCATAAGCCCCGTGCTGGTAGATCCAGTTCACAATTCCCGAGATCGTGGCGGTATCCGTGTACCGTTGCAGTTTACCGGAATTATAGTAAATGGGTGGTCGAGTGATGTAATTCTCGACCCCCACTGTTGTTAAGGCAATTTCGGCACCCGTCACGGGATGGATCTGATAGGCGACCACCCCAGAAGCCGCAGAGCCGAAGGCCAGCTTAATGAATACCCGGTGCATGCGCCGGGATAACATCATCTCCCGGAGAGAGGCATAATCCGTAGGCTGCTGATCTTCGCCTACTGGGCGAGGGATTGGAATCCCTGCCTCGCTCAGAATCTGTTGTGTCTGGCGTTTATCGGTCATGGCCGCAATGTCAGTAGGGTCATTTAACCATAGCGAACCTGGACATGCGGTTTTGGCCTCGCGCTGTAGTCTAGCCAGCATTCGGCAGTAGCCGCGGAACCATTGGGATGGATGATGCAGTACACCTTGCATTTCCGTCAATTGACAGGCTAATTTCACGCGGAGTGGTCGCGGATCAGGTCTATCGGCGTAGGGATGAAGCGAATCGTCCATATCATCCGAATCCGGTGCACCCAGAGCGATTAAGGCCCGTTCTACCTCGAAGCTGCTGCCAGGTGATTCTAGCCTCAGTAGCGGTGGAGCTGCACTGAGATCTACTCCGTTGTAAACGGAGGACTGATGGGGTAATTGCTTCTTCTGCTCTTCCATAAGATCACCTAATGATCTACCTTGCAGAAACTCAGCGTAAGATAAAATAATGGCAGGGGGCATTCCTAGATCGGAACGCGCTTGCTGGATGCCGCTAGTCCGTTTATCACCGGGAATACCGATAACGATCATCGGCCTCATGAGAGGCTCACTCTGTGATGGAAGGATAACGCCAGTCTTCCTCATCATCGCTTTCCTGCTTGTCGCTAACATCAACAGGCAATCCACTTTGCTTCCAGCGGCTAATCATCTCGTCAGACATATAATGATGGCTTAGGTTTAATGCTTTTAATTTTTTGATTCTGTCGCTGGCTAGAAGCAATTCTGCCCCCTCATCGCTTAGGGTACCAAGCGACAGGTCAAGCGTGTCCAGTTGATCCAGAATAGGAGCATTTGCTAGTGCACCTGCGATCTCATCTTGGATCTGGCTATTTTTTAAACCAAGATAAGTAAGCTTAGGGAACTTTCCTACTTCTATAAGAGGAAGAAGATCTGCTAAGCTGCCGTCAAATCCGTAGTTATCTACGCCGAGATATAGCTCCAGCTTGCGCAAATTCGGCAATTGGCTTGCTGCAATATGTTCAAGAATGGCTTTACCTAAGCCTCCACTTATAATAATCAGTTCTTCTAGCTTGTCGTGTTTTAGTTCTGAGAGGCTTAGCTCATTCCCACCTTGAATCGTGAGTGACTGTAGCTCTGGAAAAGCGGGGAGCAGCGGCGATAGATCGCTTTGGGTAATCCAAGAAATCTCGCATTCCTCATAGCCCATCTCGCCTATGAAAAGCTTGCGCAAAGCAGGGAAGCTAGCACTATGCGTAACCAGTGACTCTACAACTTCTTCTGAACTATTTTCGTAGGCTTGCCCCCAATCACCGATAATTAGACTTGTCAGCGAAGAACTTTCAGGGCTGCTACTAAGTTTCTCAATTTCAGTGCCAATTCTTTGGCCTTCTTCGAATTCATCGTATCCGATACTAAGCTTTACTTCCGTCATGGGCATTCCCTCCCGGAAAAATTTAACTTCGAAAATACCCTATCATCTGTAGCCGAGGGAGTCAAATCACAGGTTTAAATAATTATAGTCAAATTCGTCATGTCCTTGAGCTAATCATTTATGGTAGGTTTATGCTAGGGAGAATTACATAATTTTGAAATATAAGAAAGTACGTTTCACACTATACTTTATCCTTATATTTCTCGCTAAACGCTTACCGTCCTTATAAGGACGCCGAAGGCGATTATACTTGAAGGAGCTGCTCTGATGAAGATCAAATTTCAGGAATGGATAATAGAAGCGGATATTGCAAAGCTGCAAGCGGCTATGGAAGCAGGCGTAGTCAGCTCAGAAGATTTGGTAGTAGCCTATTTGGAACGGATTCATAAGTACGATATAGACATAAACGCCATCTTAGAAATCAATCCAGAGGCTAAAGACATCGCGAGAGCACTGGATATTGAACGTAGGGAACAAGGAAGTCGGGGAAGTCTGCACGGTATTCCTATATTGTTGAAGGATAATATAGATACTGCGGATAAGATGCATACGAGTGCTGGGTCAGTAGCTTTAGCAGGATCATTTGCGGCAAAAGATTCCTTCGTAGCTGCGAAGCTTCGGTCGGCAGGAGCTGTTTTGCTTGGAAAGGCGAATATGTCGGAGTGGTCTAACTTTATGTCTAGTTCAATGCCGGCTGGGTATAGCTCACGAGGTGGTCTAGTACTTAATCCATATGGGCCAGGGAATGTATTTGTCAGTGGTTCAAGTTCTGGACCAGCGGCAGCTATTGCGGCAAATTTGGCAGCAGCATCGATCGGAACGGAAACCGCGGGATCAATTGTTGGGCCAGCCTGTCAGCATGCTCTCGTCGGGATCAAACCAACAGTTGGATTGGTCAGTCGTACTGGAGTGATTCCTATTTCAGTTAGCCAAGACACTCCTGGACCTATCGCTAGAACGGTCACGGATGCGGCGATTATTTTGGGGGCATTAACGGGAGTGGATGACAAGGATGAAGCAACATTATTGAGCGAGAAGCATGCTTTTACGGACTATACTCCTTTTTTAGATAAAAGCTTTATACGGCAAGCAAGAATAGGTGTTCCACGGGCTTATTATAAACATTTAGATGCAGAGCGACTTTCAATTATGGAAGCAGCTATCCAGACTTTGAAGAATGAAGGGGCTACGATTATAGATCCAGTTACGCTTTATGTTGAACAACAAAACTGGAATAATGATGTGATCTGTTATGAATTTAAAAAGGGGCTCAATGCATATTTATCTCAAGTAGATGATTCCGTTCCGGTTCACTCTTTGCAACAATTGATAGCGTATAATGAAAGGCATGCTGAAATCGCATTACAATATGGGCAAGACACATTAACTAGGTCAGAGGAAGTAACTTTAACCGAAGAAGAATATCAGCAAAAGAAACAAGAATACAGAGAGTTAGCACTTGAGAAAGGTATAGATTATGTGTTGGAGCAGTATAGCTTGGATGCATTATTGCTGCCTGGTGATGTAGATGGTATGTATATTGCGGCACGCTTGGGGTATCCGTTAATTACTGTTCCGGCAGGGTATGTAGCACAGGGCATTATTGATGCTGATGGTGATCCTACTCGGGGGCCCTTTGGGGTAGTTTTTTCCGGAAAAGCCTATAGTGAGCCTACGCTCCTATCCATAGCCTACGGGTTTGAACAAGCTACGCAGCATCGTATTCCTCCTCAACTGGAATAGGTATTAACTACTTTATTATAGAAGGAAGAGAACAGCTTGAAATATTGCCTAGAATGTGGAACAGCGTTAGTAATGAAAGAAAGCGATGGGGAAGGGCAGGTACCTTATTGTAATGCATGCGAAATGTTCCGATTTCCTATTTTCAGCACAGCGATCAGTACAGCGGTATTAAATCGGGATATGAATAAGATTCTATTGATCCAGCAGTATAACCGACCAGATTATATTTTGCTTGCAGGGTACGTGAATAAAGGTGAAGATGCGGAAACCACACTTATTCGTGAGGTAAAAGAAGAGGTAGGAATTGATATTGTAGCCTATGAATATATGCGCAGCTTGTATTTCGCACCTTCTAATACGCTGATGCTGAATTTTATAGGTGTTGCAGATACGGAGGAATTAAGTCAGGTGAGTGCTGAGGTAGATCATGCAGAATGGTTTACCTTGGAAGAGGCCGCCAGTGCTATTAAAAAGAATAGTCTAGCCGAAACCTTCCTGTTGGCGATTATTGAAAAATTGCATGCAGATCAGGTACAGGTAAATCCAGTATCGGTAGGAGGAACAGTGTAAGATGATAGTATATAGCTTTGCCAAAGAAGTCGGTAAATCGATTGATGCATTCGGCAGCCAGCAGCTTTATATGTCCAGAATACTGACAGAGGCGGTTTCTCCGCAAGTGGGTTGTATGCACTTGGGCGTGAATGGACTTGTTGGCTGGCATCAGGCTCCGATTCCACAGCTGTTTCTGGTCGTTAGCGGAGAAGGCTGGGTCAGAGCAGGGGAAGAAGTAGAGATTTCAGTTAGCGCTGGCTCTGCCGTATATTGGGATAAGGGCGAGTTTCATGAGACACGCACGGGGACAGGACTAACAGCGATAGTGATCGAAGCTGAGAATATGAGTTTGGCGATGCCGATGGTGCAAGAGATTTTTGAGCGGAGGTAAAACAATGTTTAATCAAGAGAAAAGAACAATGACGACCGAAAGATTGATTTTGAGACCCTTTGAATTATCTGATGCAAAACGTGTCTCTGACCTCTGCAATAATTATAATATCTACAAAAGTACGTTGACCCTACCTTATCCATACACTATCGAATGTGCAATATCATGGATTGAAGCTCATGAAGAGAATTTTATCAATAATATGTATTATGAGTTTGCGATTACTGATAAAAGTACAAACGAGCTTTATGGAGCTATAGGACTGACCAATAAGAAAGCACACAGAAATGGTGAAGTTGGATATTGGATCGGTGAGGAATATTGGGGTAAAGGATACGCGACTGAAGCAACAAAAGCGATCATTGCGTTTGCTTTTTCAGAAAAGCATTATCATAAAGTGTTTGCAAGACACCTTGCTTCAAATCCAAGCTCTGGGCGAGTGATGCAAAAATGTGGAATGGTGAAGGAAGGCATTTTATTACAGCATATTTATAAAGAAAATAAATATGATGACCTTATTCATTATGGAATTATTAACACGGAAGGCTAAGCTACATAAAGTGAATTTTAAAATTTTTACAAGCAAATAGATAAGAAAAAAGGAGCCGAGAGGCTCCTTTTTATAGTTCTACCATTGACCATTGCTGACAAATCCGATGGATTTTATTAGCTAAGCTTATACACACGAGCTTCATAAGGACGAAGCTGAATGGTGTTTAGTTCTTCTTCTGGATTTACTTCATAGTTAGCAATGAGCAGTTCCTTCGCTTGGAATTTCACAGTAGAAGGAAGTTCGAAGGTCGCAGGCTCTCCGAAGAAATTCAATACAACTAGTAGCTGTTCTTCTCCAAGAGTACGCAGATAAGCATATACCTGCTCATTCTCCTCAGCCAAAATTGTATAATTTCCGTATACGATAATCTCATGCTGCTTACGTAGCTCAATTAGCTTCTTATAGTAGTGAAAAATAGAATCGGGATCAGCCAGTGCCTTCTCCACGTTGATATCTTTGTAGTTAGGGTTCACAGCCAGCCACGGAGTGCCGGTGGTGAAGCCTGCTTGCGGCTCCGAGTTCCATTGCATCGGCGTACGGCCATTGTCCCGACCTTTGATATAGATGGAATTCATGATTTTTTCTTCCGAGTGTCCGGCAGCCAAGTATTCCTTATACATATTTAGAATTTCAATATCCTTGTAGTCATCGATGGAAGCAAACTGTACATTTGTCATGCCGATTTCTTCACCTTGATAGATGTAAGGTGTACCTTGGAGCGTGTGAAGCAGTGTTGCCAGCATTTTGCCAGACTCTTTCGGGAACAGCTTATCATCTCCAAATCGGGATAGCATACGCGGCTGATCATGGTTGTTCATATACAAGCTGTTCCAACCCTTGCCGTCGAGTGCGACTTGCCACTTGGAAATAATGGACTTAATGTCCGCCAGCTTCCAAGGCTGTACATTCCATTTACCTCCAGGTCCGGAATCGACGTCCATGAGCTCGAAATGGAATACCATGTTCAGCTCGTTACGATCCTCGGAAACATACAGTGAAGCTTCTTCTGGAGTGACATTAACGGCTTCACCCACTGTCATGATATCGTACTTGGATAGTACCTCACGGTTCATTTCCTGCATATACTCATGTACGCGTGGACCGTTAACGAAATAGTCTCCACCGAAGTGGTACGTAGGCTGTTCTCCGTTACTTTCCCCAGAAACGCTAGGTAATTCCGGTACTTTGGAGATCAGGTTGATTACGTCCATGCGGAATCCGTCAATTCCTTTATCCAGCCACCAGGTCATCATATCGTAGATTTCCTTGCGGAGCTTTGGATTGTCCCAATTTAGGTCCGGTTGTTTACGGGAGAAGAGATGGAGGTAATATTCCTCCGACTTCTCATCGTATTCCCAAGCTGATCCACTGAAGAAGGAGCCCCAGTCGTTCGGCGGCTGGCCGTCCTTTCCAGGACGCCAAATATAATAATCACGATAAGGATTATCCTGCGATTTGCGGGATTCCACGAACCAAGCATGCTCATCTGAGGAATGGTTGACCACAAGGTCCATAATCAGCTTCATGCCACGGCTGTGAAGACCAGCGAGCAGTTCTTCCCAATCGGAGAGCGTTCCGAAATCATCCATAATACTTTGATAATTACTGATATCATAACCGTTATCGTCATTAGGCGACTGGTACACTGGGCACAGCCACACCACGTCGACACCAAGATGATTTAAATAATCAAGTTTCGAGATAATCCCTTGCAGATCACCAATACCATCCCCATTACTGTCTTTAAAGCTGCGGGGGTAAATTTGATACACTACGCTTTCTTTCCACCATTTTTTATCCAAGGTTGTAATCTCCTATCTCTATATAGATCTTGCAATTTTATTTAATGGACCCTGATGTAAGTCCGCTGATAATCCATTTTTGTGCGAACAAATAGACGATGAGCATCGGGGTTAATGCGAGCAGATATGAAGCGAAAGCTAAGTTGAAATCTGTACTGAACTGCCCCTGGAATACATATTGTACCAGCGGAAGTGTGTAGGAATCCTGATCGCCGAGCAGAACCAGCGGTAGCATAAAGTCATTCCAAGTGGACAGACAAGACAGGATACCGATCGTTGCACTAACAGGAGCAAGAAGTGGAAAAATAATCTTCCAGAACGTTCCGAAGGTCGATGCGCCGTCTACTGTTGCCGCTTCTTCCAGTTCATACGGAATGGAACGGATATAACCGGTGTAAACAAACACGTTAAAGGCCAGACCATAAACAACGTAAAGAATAATAATTCCCACAATGTTGTTCATGTGCAGGTCCGTAGTCACTTTGACCACAGGCAGCATAATAATCTGGAAAGGGATAAACATTGCGCTGATAAAATAGAAGTAAAGCACTTTGAAAAATCTTCGTTTCATATTACGTGCAATAGCATAGGCTACCATGGAGTTGGTAAGCAATATGAACACGACTGTTGTAACTGTAATCACGGTACTATTTCCTAATGCATTGAAGAAATTCGTTGCCTTAATCGCATTGGTGAAGTTCTCAAAATGCAGGCCAGTCGGAAGCGAAAAGATAGATTGAGCCATTTCCTCGGGATTTTTGAGTGCGATGGCAATGGTCATGTACAGCGGAAACAGGATCAGTAGTGAGCCTAGGGCAATAAGAATCGTTACAGGCCAGTTGGTTGGTTTTTTGATCATAAGTCCATCTCCCGTTTCTGCAGAAATTTAAGCTGAAGGGCGGAGATAACGACGATCACGATAAAGTAAATCACGGCGTTCGCCGATTGGTAGGCAAATTCTCCGCCTTGGAAGCCGCCTGTGTAGATTAAGTGGGCAATGGATTGCGTTGAACGACCTGGACCCCCGCCTGTCAAGGCAACGATTTGGTCGAATACCATCAGACCGCCCTTCATCGCGAGTACCATATTGATGGTGAAGAAGGAAGCAAGCATTGGGAACGTAATGCTCCAGAATTCTCTCCAACGGCTAGCACCGTCCAGATTGGAAGCTTCGTAAAGATCTTGAGGAATGGTCTGAAGACCCGCCAGATAGAGAATCGTGTTATAAGCAATTCCCTGCCAAACGGCTACAATGACGATACCGATCCAAGCCCAGTCCGAGTTACCGAGAATGTTTTGTGATAGGAATTCGCTGCCGATCTTCGCACCCCAGATTGGGAATACATTAGCGAACAAGTAGTTAAAAATAAAGCCAACAATCAGCACACTCAGGATATTCGGCAAGAAATATACGCCACGGAAAAAGTTTTTAGCTTTAATTTTGGCGTTAAGTCCTAGCGCAATCAACAAGCTGATGACGTTGATAAGAATAGTTGTAAGGATGGCATATTTAAAAGTGAACACATATGAATTCAGCACATTTTCGTCTTGAAAAATGTTAATAAAGTTCTTAAATCCTACGTAATCAAAGCTGTCACTAAAGCCGTCCCAGTTTGTGAACGAATAATAAATCCCCTGCAGTGCAGGGAAGGTATGAAAGGCAAAGAAAAGAAGTAATGCCGGTATAGTCATCAGATAAAAGGCGACTCGGCGTTTGGCCATCATGTAATCCTCCTCATTGTAAAAGCGAAAGAGAAAGGGGAAGCCCCGTTCTCTTTCGCGGTTCATGTTTGTCTGATCTGGTTATTTCCGGTCAGCTACTTTATCCCATTCTGTATCAAGCTGTTTTAGGTAAGCATTAATGTCTTTCTTTTGCAAGAAGGCTTGGTTGATGGTTTCCACTTTCATTGCACTTGGGATGTAGTGGTCAGCAAAGTCAGCTAATTTGCCTTCGGCAAAGGATGCTTTGAAGCCGTCCATCGTTGGATCATCTTGCGTTACACCTTGTACAGCTGGGAATGCTTTTTGCTCGTTGATATAAAGGGTGACATTCTCAGGTTGAAGCAGGAAGTCAATGAATTTTTTAGCTTCTTCTTTATGTTTAGTGTTCTTGGAAACAGTCAGCAATGTGTCTACACCAGAAATGACCTTATTATCGGCAGCATCATTTGTCGCTGGGAATGGGAACACACCAAGTTCAATGGATGGATTGGCTTTTACGATTTCTGGGATCGCCCATACGCCTTGCAGGTACATTGCGGATTCGCCTTTAGCGAATGCTGTGTTGCCGTCATTGTAATTTTTTCCGAAGATATCTTTTTGTCCATATTCGGTCAGCTTAAGCAGCTTTTCAGCAACCTCGTTAAAGCTGTCTGAGAAGGTTACAGTGCCTGCCGTACGCTCCTTGAAGAAATCATTCCCTTTTATAATGGTCGTGAGGGAATTGAAAGGTGTAAGTGTTGTCCATGCATCCTTAAATGTCAGATAGAAAGCATTCTTACCGCTGTCTTTAAATTTTTGAGCGACGGCCATGAACTCATCCCAGGTAGTTGGTACGGTAACGCCAGCTTCAGCGAACATCGCTTTATTGTAAATGACACCACTTGCGTTGGAAGAGAACGGAAGTGCGTTCAGTGTGTCAGTACCCGTCAGGTCTTTCATCATTTGCACATATGCAGGTTGAATATTTTTAGCTAGCGGATCAGCAGTAAAGTCTTCAAACAGACCGCTTGCAGATAAAGTCTTATAAGTATCGGTGGCACCCATACCGACCACGTCAGGAATGTCTTTCTTAGCCGCACGAGTCTTCAGTACAGTTTCAGCATCCGGTGGGTTCACTTGGGAAACTACAATGTTCGGATTGGCTTCATTAAATTTCGCAACCAGCTTGTCGAAAGTGGCTTTGGCTTCGGACTTACCTTGGAAGAATTCAATTTTTACTTTTTCACCAGAGGCATTTCCACCACTATTCGTGTTACCAGCCGCATTGTTGCTACTATTGCTACCACAGGCACTAAGTACGGACATAGCCAGTACACTAACCACTACGGGTTTGATTGTTTTTTTCATGATTAAATCCTCCTAATAATTTGTTGGTATTATGAACATGTAAGAGATTAAACATGTACGTAAATGAAAACTAATTGATATTCTGCTACTTATAGGCGGCAGATATGCATTACCAGTAGAGAGAGTAAACGTTTACGTAAAAGGGGTAAAAAGACTCAGGTAAGTGATCTTACCGTTTGTCTTTCCACGATTAAGTGATCGACAATTTTGCTATCCACTGTCTCGCCTGTTTCAATCATCTGAATAAGCTTCTCTACGGCAATCTTACCAATATCGTACAGCGGTTGACGCACTGTAGTTAACGGAGGAATAATCATTTTTGCCATTCCAAGATCGTCATAACCCATAATGGATATATCGTCGGGAACACTTAAACCATATTTGATGACCGTGGAAAGAGCACCAATCGCCATTTCATCACTAGCGGCAAAGACAGCAGTGACATCAGGTGCTTGCTCCAAAAGAGCTTCCATTGCAATGCTCCCGCTTTCATACAGAAAGTCTCCATAAGTGAGATAGCGGCTGTCGAAAGGAATTCCACTTGCTTCAAGCGCTTTACGATATCCCTCGGCTCTGGGTGCACCAGCGATAGCATCGCTTGGATTTCCGCTGATCATGGCGATTTTGCTATGACCTTTGGAAATTAAGTAGAGGGTAGCATCATAAGCAGCCTGGTAATCGTCTACTTTCACGTAAGGTACACTGGCAAATTCCGTTTGGGAAGAAACCAACACAACTGGGATCTTCATGGTTTCCAGCACATCGTAATACTCTTTCTTCAAGACCTCACTAGAGTAAATAATGCCATCGACCTGCTTCTCCCTTAGGAGCTGCAAGTACTTTAACGTCCGTTTACCATCCTGGTCGGTGTTACAGACCATTACACTGTAATTGCGGTCATTGGCCAATTCCTCAATGCCTTTTAGCAGATCTGAGGAGAAAGCTCCAGAAACACTCGGGAACATTACACCAATGGTCTGCGTACGCTTATTGATTAGGCCACGAGCAATCGCGTTAGGTTGATAGCCGAGTTCTTTGATAGCCTCATTTACCTTTTGTTTCGTCTTGTCGGAGTACCCACTTAAATTGTTTAGCACGCGAGAGACTGTTGCAATGGAAACGTTCGCTTTTTGTGCAACATCTTTAATTGTTGGGTTCATTCATACGTGCTCCTTAAATTACGGTTAGCCTTAGATTAAACGTTTACGCTTCGAAAATCAAATTGCTTTAAAAAGAATTACGTAAACGCTTACCCTGAATATAAATCCTGGTAGGTATGCTTGTCAACTCCACTTAAATAATATCTGGATGATAAGAACGATGAAAGGTAATTATTTTTTAATAGAATGAAACCGATTAAATTACCAGAAAATCTCTATTGAAGCGTTGTGTAAGAGGGAGAAATGTAGTTGGAGCAGGATATTAAGAATACAGAGACCCAGAATTGACAAAAGAATATTAGAGGACTAACATTTAGACGGTAAACGCTTACGTGAAATCGGATTGACATGTTCATCGTTTGGTCTAATGTGTAACCGGATAAGGAGCTGCGCTTATGAATATTTATCTCGAAATTCCAGATGTGGATAAGCATTTTCCTTTTAGAAGTTTACTATGTGGAGGAGATACGCTGTGCTATCCGCATTGGCATAAAGAAATTGAAATTATATATGTAACTAAAGGAAGTCTAAATCTGGGAATAAATGATACCCCTATTCACATGGAGCAGGGTGAGGTTCAATTTATCAACGGTGGGGATGTCCATTATTTTCTCGCCTCACCTGAAAGCGAACGGGTAGTAATTCAATTCGATCTTAACCTGTTTCAGGAAGTCGCAGCTTTGAGCGGAAATGATTATTCGCTTCGTGAGGTTTTTACGCTTATGGAGCATTCTAGTTCAAAATGGCCCGAGGCAACCGCCGTGAAGATCAAAGGGCTGATTGAGAGTATTTATGAGGAAGACGTGCAGCGAAGAGATGGGTACGCTTACTTAATCAAAGCTAGATTGTTTGAACTATTGACCGTTATTTTACGGGAAGTGCCGAAGAGTGCACTCAATAAACAGCCTAAGTTCTCGGAAGATACGCTGAACCAGTCTAGAGAAACACTGGAAAGATTAGAGCGGATTTTTATCTATGTAGAGCAGCATTACCAGGAAGCCATTACGCTGAATGAGGTAGCTAGCTATATGGGCTTTAGTCCGTATTATTTTACCAAGCTATTCAAGAAGAATACTGGCATGACCTTTATAGCTTTCTTAAACGAATATCGGCTTAACAAAGCTAAATGGATCTTAATTAATGAAGATTTGCCGATGTCTGCTGTAGCGGAAGCCGCCGGGTTTGGCAGCGTGAAGACCTTCCATCATTTTTTCAAAGATGCCACGGGGATATCCCCCCTAAAATACCATAAGACAATATTCGGGAATAATACAGCAAGAATGCAGG contains the following coding sequences:
- a CDS encoding substrate-binding domain-containing protein, with protein sequence MNPTIKDVAQKANVSIATVSRVLNNLSGYSDKTKQKVNEAIKELGYQPNAIARGLINKRTQTIGVMFPSVSGAFSSDLLKGIEELANDRNYSVMVCNTDQDGKRTLKYLQLLREKQVDGIIYSSEVLKKEYYDVLETMKIPVVLVSSQTEFASVPYVKVDDYQAAYDATLYLISKGHSKIAMISGNPSDAIAGAPRAEGYRKALEASGIPFDSRYLTYGDFLYESGSIAMEALLEQAPDVTAVFAASDEMAIGALSTVIKYGLSVPDDISIMGYDDLGMAKMIIPPLTTVRQPLYDIGKIAVEKLIQMIETGETVDSKIVDHLIVERQTVRSLT
- a CDS encoding AraC family transcriptional regulator → MNIYLEIPDVDKHFPFRSLLCGGDTLCYPHWHKEIEIIYVTKGSLNLGINDTPIHMEQGEVQFINGGDVHYFLASPESERVVIQFDLNLFQEVAALSGNDYSLREVFTLMEHSSSKWPEATAVKIKGLIESIYEEDVQRRDGYAYLIKARLFELLTVILREVPKSALNKQPKFSEDTLNQSRETLERLERIFIYVEQHYQEAITLNEVASYMGFSPYYFTKLFKKNTGMTFIAFLNEYRLNKAKWILINEDLPMSAVAEAAGFGSVKTFHHFFKDATGISPLKYHKTIFGNNTARMQEESRPRALYDRDIKTGTSGG
- a CDS encoding extracellular solute-binding protein gives rise to the protein MKKTIKPVVVSVLAMSVLSACGSNSSNNAAGNTNSGGNASGEKVKIEFFQGKSEAKATFDKLVAKFNEANPNIVVSQVNPPDAETVLKTRAAKKDIPDVVGMGATDTYKTLSASGLFEDFTADPLAKNIQPAYVQMMKDLTGTDTLNALPFSSNASGVIYNKAMFAEAGVTVPTTWDEFMAVAQKFKDSGKNAFYLTFKDAWTTLTPFNSLTTIIKGNDFFKERTAGTVTFSDSFNEVAEKLLKLTEYGQKDIFGKNYNDGNTAFAKGESAMYLQGVWAIPEIVKANPSIELGVFPFPATNDAADNKVISGVDTLLTVSKNTKHKEEAKKFIDFLLQPENVTLYINEQKAFPAVQGVTQDDPTMDGFKASFAEGKLADFADHYIPSAMKVETINQAFLQKKDINAYLKQLDTEWDKVADRK